The DNA window CCAGCGGGGCGTGGTGCCCACGTCGGTCTCCACGACCCTGATGAACGGGTCCAGGGCCGCCAGGCCGATGCGCACCATCCCGGACATCGCGATGAACGGCGACCTGGTGACCTCGGTGCTGGTCGGCTTCACCGACGGAGGGGAGTACAGCGAGGGCGGCTACGGCGGCACCTCGGTCTCCGCGCCGGAGTACGCGGGCCTGCTGGCCGACGCCATCCAGGCGCGGCACGGCCGGGCCATCGGCTTCGCCAACCCGGGCATCTACGACCGGGCCGGGACCTCGGCGTACAACGACGTCAACGACGCCAAGGTGAACGTCAAGCTCGGCAATGTGCTGGACCTCGGCGTGGTCGACGGCTCGCTGCGGGTGCGGCTCTACAAGATCGGCCAGGACTACGGCCTCAAGGCCACCCGGGGCTATGACACCGCCACCGGTGTCGGCTCCCCGGCGCGGGACTACCTGCGGTCCTACCAGAACGGCCGCTGAAGCCGACGCCGACGCGGTACCGAGGGCCCGGGGTCGCCGCGACCCCGGGCCCTCGGGCTGCCCCGGCCGCCGGGCAGGGTCAGAAGCTGTCGGCGGGGACATAGCTGCCCCAGACCTCGCGCAGTGCGTCGCAGACCTCACCGACGGTGGCGCGGGCGGCCAGCGCCTCCTTCATCGGGTGCAGGACATTGCCGCTGCCCTCGGCAGTGCGGCGCAGCGCGCCGAGGGCGCGGTCCACGGCGGCGGAGTCGCGGTCGGCGCGGAGCTTGGCCAGCCGGTCGGCCTGCCGGGCCTCGATGGCCGGGTCCACCCGCAGCGGCTCATAGGGCTCCTCCTCGTCCAGCTGGAAGCGGTTGACGCCCACGACGGTGCGCGTCCCGGCGTCGGTCTCCTGCTGGATCCGGTAGGCGCTGCGCTCGATCTCGGACTTCTGGAAGCCGCGCTCGATGGCGGCGACCGCGCCGCCCATCTCCTCGACCCGGTCCATCAGCTCCACCGCCGCCGCCTCGACCTGGTCGGTCAGGGACTCCACGGCGTAGGAGCCGGCGAAGGGGTCGACGGTGGCGGTGACATCGGTCTCATAGGCGAGGACCTGCTGGGTGCGCAGCGCCAGACGGGCGGACTTCTCGGTGGGGAGCGCCAGGGCCTCGTCGAAGGAGTTGGTGTGCAGCGACTGGGTGCCGCCGAGGATCGCGGCCAGGGCCTGCACGGAGACCCGGACCAGGTTGACCTCGGGCTGCTGGGCGGTGAGCTGCACCCCGGCGGTCTGGGTGTGGAAGCGCAGCATCAGCGACTTCGGGTTCCTGGCGCCGAACTCCTCGCGCATCACCCGCGCCCAGATCCGGCGGGCGGCGCGGAACTTGGCGACCTCCTCCAGCAGCGTGGTGCGGGAGACGAAGAAGAAGGAGAGCCGGGGGCCGAAGTCGTCCACGTCCATCCCGGCGGCGACGGCAGTGCGGACGTACTCGATGCCGTCGGCGAGGGTGAAGGCGATCTCCTGCGCGGGGGTCGCACCGGCCTCGGCCATGTGGTAGCCGGAGATGGAGATGGTGTTCCACCGGGGGATCTCGGCCTTGCAGTACTGGAAGACATCGGCGATCAGGCGCAGCGACGGCTTGGGCGGGAAGATGTACGTCCCGCGCGCGATGTACTCCTTGAGCACGTCGTTCTGGACGGTGCCGGTGAGCCGGTCCGACGGGACGCCCTGGGCCTGGCCGACCAGCTGGTAGAGGAGCAGCAGCAGCGCGGCGGGGGCGTTGATGGTCATGGAGGTGGAGACCTCGCCCAGCGGGATGGAGTCGAAGAGCACGGCCATGTCCTCGACCGAGTCGACGGCGACGCCGACCTTGCCGACCTCGCCGTGGGCGATCGGCGCGTCGGAGTCGTAGCCCATCTGGGTGGGCAGGTCGAAGGCGACCGAGAGGCCCGTGGTGCCGTGGGCGATCAGCTGCCGGTAGCGGGCGTTGGACTCGGCGGCGGTGCCGAACCCGGCGTACTGCCGCATGGTCCACGGCCGGCCGGTGTACATGGAGGGGTAGACGCCCCGGGTGAAGGGGTACTGGCCGGGGCGGCCCAGCCTGGTCTCGGGGTTCCAGCCCTCCAGCGCCTCCGGGCCGTACAGCGGCTCGATGGGCAGTCCGGACTCCGAGAGTGCCATGGGGTTCCTCCGCTCCGCTTCGCGGCGCCGCGCACTCTGCCATGGTGCCCCGCCCGGGTCGCATTCGCAGCAGGGGCTGTCCGCCGGGCTGCGATGATCGTCGGCGGGGTGCACCAGTCGGGGTGCACAAGTGAAGAGGCACAAGTAAAGAGGAAGAGAAAGGGGAGCGGCAGATGACCGAGCAGAAGGTGGCGGTGGTCACCGGCGCCAGCAGCGGGATCGGCGCGGCCACCGCGCGCGGGCTGGCGGCGGCGGGTTTCCGGGTGGTGCTGGCGGCGCGGCGCGGGGACCGGATCGAGGCGCTGGCCAAGGAGGTCGGCGGTGTCGCCCGGGTGCTGGATGTCACCGACCGGGCGGCGGTGGACGCCTTCGCGGCGTCGCTGGACCGGGTGGATGTGCTGGTGAACAACGCCGGCGGCGCCCTCGGCGCGGAGTCGGTGGAGGAATCCGACCCGGCCGACTGGCTGGCGATGTACCAGGTGAACGTCCTGGGCGTGCTGCATGTCACCCAGGCGCTGCTGCCGGCGCTGCGGGCGAGCGGCGACGGCACCATCCTGGTGCTCTCCTCCACGGCGGGCTTCATCGCGTACGAGGGCGGCGGCGGCTATGTGGCGGCCAAGCACGGGACGCATGCGCTGGCGGCGACGCTGCGGCTGGAACTGTGCGGTGAGCCGATCCGGGTGATCGAGATCGCGCCGGGCATGGTGCGCACCGAGGGGTTCGCGGTCACCCGCTTCCGGGGGGACGAGCAGAAGGCGGCGGCGGTGTACGCGGGGGTGGCCGAACCGCTCACCGCCGAGGATGTGGCGGACACCGTGGTCTGGGCGGTGACCCGGCCGTCGCATGTCAATGTCGACCTGCTGGTGGTGCGGCCCCGGGCGCAGGCCGCCCAGCACAAGGTGCACCGCGAGAGCACCCCGAATGAGTGAATACGTCTCGACTTGATACCCGGATCGGGTGAATTCCCGGATCCATGGCGCGGGCGTCCGAGCCGGGCACTACCTTGGTGCCGGGACCTCCCCGCGCTGATGCGGGGGCCGTTTTCCGTCCTCCGTTTGCCGTGCCCTCACAGCTAGCCTCAGCGCAGCCCTCCCCTGCCGTACCGCTCGGGAGGGGCCCTTCCCCCTCCGAGGAGGACCCGCTGCCCAGCGACATTCCGGCGCAACGGCTGTCGGCCCAGGTCCCGGTGGGTCTCCGCCGGTTCAACGAAGCCGACCACGGCGCCGCCGAGGAGGCACTGCTCGCCTGCTGCGGAAGCCGCCGCTGGGCCCTGCGCCTGGCCGCCCACCGCCCGTACCCCGATGTGGAGTCGCTGCTGGCCGCCGCCAGCGAGGCATCGTACGACCTGCGCCCCGCCGATCTGGCGGAGGCGCTGGCCGACGAGAGCTGGATGCCGCAGCCGCTGCTCGGCATGCGCGCCCCGGGCAGCCAGGCGGCGCACACCGCGCTGCGCGCCGCCCATGCCGCGTACGAGGCGCGCTTCGGCCATGTCTTCGTGGTCTGCCTGGAGTCGTGCCCGCCGGAGGAGATGCTGGACACCGTGCTGACCTCCATCCGGGCCCGGCTCGCCCACGACCCGGACGAGGAGCGGCTGATCGCCTCGGAGGAGCTGCGGCGGATCGCGATCAGCCGCCTGGTCCACCTGGTCGCCACCCACTCCGGCGCGGGGGCGCGCGCCTGACCGCCGAGCACCCGATTAGCCCGGCAGTGGCTGATTGATCACACTGCGGGACCCCGACGGGTTCCAGCCATCGCCGCGTCGCTACGATGGCACCGGCCGGTGGACCGTACCCGGCCGGGCTGACCGACACCGAAGCCGGCCGAGCCCCGATCCCGCTTCCGGAGGGTTTTCCGTGCCGGCTGGAACGCTGTACCGCGGCCGGGAAGGCATGTGGTCGTGGGTGGCTCATCGAGTCACCGGCGTACTCATCTTCTTCTTCCTGTTCGCCCACGTTCTCGATACAGCGCTCGTCCGCGTCTCTCCCGAGGCGTACGACCGCGTCATCTCGACCTACAAGACCTGGCCCGTGAACCTGATGGAGTACGGCCTGGTCGCCGCCATCCTGTTCCACGCCCTGAACGGCCTTCGGGTCATCGCCGTGGACTTCTGGTCCAAGGGCACCCGCTACCAGCGGCAGATGCTGTGGAGCGTCGTCGGTATCTGGGTCGTGCTGATGGCCGGGGCCTTCTACCCGGTGCTCCAGCACACCCTGACCACCTGGTTCGGGAAGTGATGCGCGATGTCGACTGCTGAGACCTCCCCGGTGGAGCTCGTCTCCTCCTCCCAGCCGCACACCGGCTCGGGCCTGGGCGCCGAGAACGGCTATGTCATCGAGCCGCCGCGCACCCGCACCGCCAGGACCCCGCGCGCCACCCGTGGCAACTTCGAGATGTGGGCATGGCTCTTCATGCGCCTCTCGGGTGTCGTGCTGGTCGTGCTGGTCCTCGGCCACCTGGTGATCCAGCTGGTCGTGGACGGCGGCGTGTCCAAGATCGGCTTCGCCTTTGTGGCCGGCCGCTGGGCCTCGCCGTTCTGGCAGGTCTGGGACCTGCTGATGCTCTGGCTGGCCATGCTGCACGGCGCCAACGGCCTGCGTACCGTGGTCAATGACTACGCGGAGCGGGACACCACCCGTTTCTGGCTGAAGACGCTGCTGCTGGTGGCGACCGTCTTCACCGTGCTGCTCGGCACGCTGGTGATCTTCACCTTCGACCCGAACATCTAAAGCGGCAGCAGACGAGGCGAACGAGAACCCCCATGCAGATCCACAAGTACGACACCGTCATCGTCGGCGCGGGCGGCGCCGGCATGCGCGCCGCCATCGAGTCGACGCAGCGCAGCCGCACCGCCGTGCTGACCAAGCTCTACCCCACCCGGTCCCACACCGGCGCGGCCCAGGGCGGCATGTGCGCCGCCCTCGCCAACGTCGAGGAGGACAACTGGGAGTGGCACACCTTCGACACGGTCAAGGGCGGTGACTACCTGGTCGACCAGGACGCCGCCGAGATCATGTGCAAGGAGGCCATCGACGCCGTCCTCGACCTGGAGAAGATGGGCCTGCCCTTCTCCCGCACCCCCGAGGGCCGCATCGACCAGCGCCGCTTCGGCGGCCACACCCGAAACCACGGCGAGGCGGCCGTCCGCCGCTCCTGCTACGCCGCGGACCGCACCGGCCACATGATCCTGCAGACGCTGTTCCAGAACTGCGTCAAGCACGGCGTGGAGTTCTTCAACGAGTTCTACGTGCTGGACCTGCTGCTCAACGAGGGCCGCACCGCCGGTGTGGTCGCCTATGAGCTGGCCACCGGCGAGATCCACGTCTTCCAGGCCAAGAGCGTCGTCTTCGCCTCCGGCGGCAACGGCAAGTTCTTCAAGGTCACCTCCAACGCCCACACCCTGACCGGTGACGGCCAGGCCGCCGTCTACCGGCGCGGGCTGCCGCTGGAGGACATGGAGTTCTTCCAGTTCCACCCGACCGGCATCTGGCGGATGGGCATCCTGCTCACCGAGGGCGCCCGCGGTGAGGGCGGCATCCTGCGCAACAAGGACGGCGAGCGCTTCATGGAGCGCTACGCGCCGACCATCAAGGACCTCGCCCCGCGTGACATGGTCTCCCGCGCGATCTACACCGAGATCCGCGAGGGCCGTGGCTGCGGCCCCGACGGCGACCATGTCTACCTGGACCTCACCCACCTGCCGCCGGAGCAGCTGGACGCCAAGCTGCCGGACATCACCGAGTTCGCGCGGACCTACCTCGGCATCGAGCCCTACACGGACCCGATCCCGATCCAGCCCACCGCGCACTACGAGATGGGCGGCATCCCGACCAACGTCGAGGGCGAGGTGCTGCGCAACAACACCGACATCGTCCCCGGCCTCTACGCGGCCGGCGAGGTCGCCTGCGTCTCGGTGCACGGCGCCAACCGGCTCGGTACCAACTCGCTGCTGGACATCAACGTCTTCGGCCGCCGGGCCGGCATCGCCGCCGCCGAGTACGCCCACGCCAACGACTGGACCGAGCTGCCGGAGAACCCGGCCGCCCTGGTCGAGGAGCTGCTGGAGAACCTGCGTACCAGCGACGGGACCGAGTCGATCGCGCAGATCCGCAAGGAGATGCAGGAGACCATGGACGCCAACGCCATGGTCTACCGCACCGAGACCACCCTGAAGCAGGCGGTCGCCGACCTCGCCGCCCTCAAGGAGCGTTACAAGAACGTCTCCGTGCAGGACAAGGGCAAGCGGTACAACACCGACCTGCTGGAGGCCGTGGAGCTGGGCAACCTGCTCGACCTGGCCGAGGTGCTGGCCATCTCCGCGCTGGCCCGCAACGAGTCGCGCGGCGGTCACTACCGCGAGGACTACCCCACCCGCGACGACGTCAACTTCATGCGCCACACCATGGCGTACCGCGAGGTCGACGCGGACGGGAAGGCATCGATCCGCCTGGACTACAAGCCGGTCGTGCAGACCCGCTACCAGCCGATGGAGCGTAAGTACTGATGAGCACCCCCACCGTTCAGGACGCCGCCCCCCACTCGGCCGCCCTCGACGCCGCCGAGACCGGGGCGTCCGCCCTGATCCAGATCACCCTGCGCATCCGCCGGTTCAACCCGGAGGAGCACCCGGAGCCGGTGTGGGTGGACTACGAGCTGATGGCCGACCCCAAGGAGCGCGTCCTGGACGCCCTCCACAAGGTCAAGTGGGAGCAGGACGGCACGCTCACCTTCCGCCGCTCCTGCGCGCACGGCATCTGCGGCTCCGACGCCATGCGCATCAACGGCCGCAACCGGCTGGCCTGCAAGACGCTCATCAAGGACGTCAACCCGGAGAAGCCCATCACGGTCGAGGCCATCAAGGGCCTCACGGTCCTCAAGGACCTGATCGTGGACATGGACCCCTTCTTCCAGGCGTACAAGGACGTCATGCCGTTCCTCATCACCAAGGGGAACGACCCGACCCGTGAGCGCCTCCAGTCCCAGGCGGACCGGGAGCGGTTCGACGACACCACCAAGTGCATCCTCTGCGCCGCGTGCACGTCGTCCTGCCCGGTCTTCTGGAACGACGGCCAGTACTTCGGCCCGGCGGCGATCGTCAACGCCCACCGCTTCATCTTCGACTCGCGCGACGAGGGCGGCGAGCAGCGGCTGGAGGTCCTCAACGACCGCGAGGGCGTGTGGCGCTGCCGCACCACCTTCAACTGCACCGAGGCGTGCCCCCGTGGCATCGAGGTGACCAAGGCGATCCAGGAGGTCAAGCGGGCGCTGGTGACGCGGCGCTTCTGACCCCCCCGCAGCGGTGAAGGGGCGGACCCGGGCTTCCCGGGTCCGCCCCTTCCGCATCCCTGGGATACCCGGGATACCCGGGATACCCGGGCCCGGGCCGGTGTCAGCGGCGGACCCAGAGCTGCACCCGGAAGCCTCGGACGGCGGTCCGCCCGGCCTCCCGGTAGCGGGTGTGCAGCACCCGCAGCACCTCCTGCTCCGGCGCCTGGACGGCGGTGTGCCTGCCCAGGCCGTCGAGCAGCCAGACCCGGGCGTAGCCGAGCAGCAGCCCCTGGATCCGCCGCACCGGGACCTGGCGGCCGGAGAGGGTGCCGGAGGCTGCGGGGGTCTCGGACCGCAGCACATCCACCGTGCCCCGGAAGGCATCCGGGTAGACGTCCTCGACGGGGCGCCGGGCGGCCGGGACGAAGACCACCCCGTCACCGGGGCGGGCGCCCAGGCGCAGCGCGTCCGCAGCGGCGCGGAAGTCGTCGACGCGGGCGCGCGAGGTCCGCTCGATCCGCTGCCGGTGCGCCTCCAGGGTGAGCACCCCGCCGGCCAGCCCCACCCCGAGCAGCGCGACGGCCGCGGTGGCGGCGGCCGGGCCCGGCACCCGTACGGACCGGGAGAGGCCGACCGCCAGGCGGCCGGCGGCGCGGGCGGCCGTGTCCAGCCCGGCGGCGGCGAGCAGCACCAGCCCGGGGAGGCTGTAGAGGACGTACCGGTCGTAGTAGAGCGGGGTGGCCAGCGACGCGGTCATCAGCAGCGCGGGCGGCACCACCAGCCAGGGCAGGGCGAGGGCGCGCAGCGCCACCGGGCCGCCCGGCCGCCGCACCGGCAGCGCCAGGCCGAGGGCGGCGAGCACCAGGACCACGGCGGTCACGGTCCCGGTGGGTCCGGCGAAGTCGGTCAGCAGGGCCAGGGGGGTCTTCCCGGTGACCGGCGGCAGCCAGTCCACCTGCGCGGACTGGGTGGCGGAGAAGAGGGCCAGCGGCGCGGCGCAGAGTGCGGCCGAGGCCGCCGAGGCGACCCAGCCGCGCCGGACCCGCCGGGCGGCGGGCCCGCGCGCGGTCAGCACGGCCGCGCCATGCGCGGCCAGCACCAGCAGGGCGAAGAGGTGCAGCAGTCCGACCAGCAGCACGGCCGCCGCATAGCCGGCCCAGCGCCGGGGGGTAGGGCGCTCCCAGGCCCGCAGCAGCAGCGCCGTCGCGATCACCACCCCGGCGGTGACCAGCGCATAGGACCGTCCCTCCTGGGCGTACTTGGAGGCGAACGGGGTGACCGCGAGCAGCAGTCCGGCGGTGAGTCCCACGGCGGGGCCGGCCAGTCGGCGGCCGATCACCGCCACTCCCCGGCGGCCACCGCCATGGCCGCCACCGACGGCAGCCGGAGCACGGCGAGGCTTGCCCCGAAGAGCAGGAAGACGCCGTGCATCAGCAGGTAGTAGAGGCCGTGCACGGCGTCGACATGGTGCAGCAGCTGCCCGATCCGGCCCCAGCCGCGCAGGGCCACCTGGTAGGTGGCCACCTCGTCCCGCCAGGGGCCCCGGGCGTCCAGCCGCCAGAGGCCGAGGGCCGTCATCGCGGCGGCGGGTAACAGCGGGACGGCGAGGCCGAGCCGGTGGGCCGCCCACCGGGGGCGGGCCGGGCCGTCCCCGGCGGCCGGAGTGCGGGCGGCCGGCGGGGGGCCGGGGGTGCGGGTGCCAGCTGTGGTCACGGGGTCCTCGGTGCACGGCGAGTGGGCGGCAGGTGGGTCTCCACCTCGGCGACATACCCGGCCCGCCGATCGGCTGCCCCCGGAGGGCCACCGCTGACGGCTACCCCTCCGGTGGCGTCGGCCGCTGACCGGTCAACGCGGCAGGCCCGGCAGCTTCTGCCGGCGGGAGCCCCGCAGGCCGCGCAGTCCTACCAGTCCTACCAACGTGCCGAGCACAAAGGAGGTGACGGCCAGTGCGAGGTGGATCCAGAAGAAGGCGGTGGGCTGCCCGTGGTCGCCGCCGGTGAACGCCTGACCTCCGGAGTCCTTCCAGAGGTTCTTCACAAAGGTCGTCCAGATGATCCAGCTCCAGACGCCGAAGGCGGCCAGGAACCAGGAGGTGCGGCGGCTGAGCTTCATCGGTCACGTCCTCGGCGTGCGGCAGATGGCACTGTCCAGTATGGGCGGTTGTGCCCTGCGCCCGACACGCAGGTCCGCTGCGGCGAACGGGGGACGCTCGGGCTCTGGTTGACGACCTCGGTGCGACGGCGGGTACGGTCACCGGGTGACCAGCGCCGACCACCTCGCGGGCTCTCAGGGCCCCCACGGCATATGCACGGGCCCTGCGCCCGCACCCCGCAGCCGGGCCCTCGCCGCCTGCCTGGCCGCTGCCGCCGCCTCCGCCGCCGTGCTCTCCAGTACGGCCCCGGCCGTCGCGCGGCCCGCAGCTCCCGCCGCTCCCGCCGCCAAGCCGAGCGGCAAGCCCAGCGGCAAGGCGAGCAAGCACCCCGCACCGCCGGACCGGATGTCCACGGTGGGCGGCGAACTGCTCGGCCTGCCCGGCGTCCAGGTACGGTCCGGCGGCGACGCGCCCCGGCTGCCCGAGGAGATCACCGGGCAGTCCTGGATGGTCAGCGACGCCACCACGGGCGAGGTGCTGGCCGCCAGGAACGCGCACTGGGAGCTGCCCCCCGCCTCCACCCTGAAGATGCTCTTCGCCGACACCGTGCTGCCGAAGTTCCCCAAGGGCGCGGTGCACCGGGTCTCCCCGGAGGAGCTGGCCGACATCGGCGACGGCAGCAGCATGGTCGGGATCAAGGAGCACCTCGACTACCGGGTCGAGGACCTGTGGCGCGGTGTCTTCCTGCGGTCCGGCAATGACGCGGTCCATGTGCTCTCCCATATGAACGGCGGCATAGCCGCGACCGTCCGGGAGATGCAGGCCAAGGCGGACGACCTCCAGGCCGACGACACCCATGTGGTGAGCCCGGACGGCTACGACCAGCCGGGGCAGGTCTCCTCGGCGTACGACCTGACGCTCTTCGCGCGGGAGGGGCTGCGCAACGCGGACTTCCGGTCGTACTGCGCCACCAAGACCGCGAAGTTCCCGGGGGATGTGGACGCGAAGACCCGCAAGCGGGACGCCTTCGAGATCCAGAACACCGACCGGCTGCTCACCGGAGCCTGGGGGATGACCCCGTATCCCGGGCTGATCGGCGTGAAGAACGGTTTCACCAGCAATGCGGGCAACACCTTCACCGGCGCCGCCGAGAAGAACGGCCACACCCTGATCGTCACCGTGATGCACCCCGAGCCGGTGCACCCCAACCAGGTCTACCTGGAGACCGGGAGGCTGCTGGACTGGGGCTTCGCCGCACTGGGGAAGGTCACCCCGGTGGGCAGCCTGGTCGCCCCGCGCTCCGGCGAGGGCACGGACGCCTCCCCCACGCCGTCGCAGACCGGGCAGCAGGCCCGGCCGGGGACGGGCAAGGACGACGGTCAGGGCAACGGCACGGACGACGGCACGGAGGCCGTACAGGCAGGCAGCACCGACGGCGTCTCCTCGGGCTGGGTCGCGGCCGGGATCGGCGCGGTGCTGGTGGTCGGCGGCTGGGGTCTGGCCCGGGGCCGGGCCCGTTCCCGGCGGCGCTCGGCCTGGGCTGCTGCGGCGGCGTCCGCGGGCACGGTCGGCACGACCGGTTCGACGGCGCTGGGCGCCTCCCGTACCTCCCGCACCACGGGTGGACCGGGCGTCTCGGGTGCACCGGGCGTCTCGGGCGGCGAGCGGGGCGGCTCCACCGCCGTCGGCGGGCGCCGCAGGCGGCGGCTGCCGATCGGCCGCCGGCGCTGACCGGGCGCCGCCGCTGACCGAGTGTCCGGGTCGGCGTCCGTACGGGCCTCCGGGGCGGTCAGCCCGTACGGCGCCGGGCGGCGCCCCGGACCGCCTGCACCAACCCGGTCACCAGCGCACCGGCGGCAAAGGAGGCGGCCAGCGGGAAGGGGGCGGCCGAAGGCGCCCGGGGGGCGGGCGGCAGCTTGGTGAGCGAGACAGCGGAAGCCGGCGCGGGCGCGTACCCCGGCGCGAACTCCTCGCCGCCCGCCTTGCGATAGGCGCTCAGCGCCCGCTTGCGGGCCCGGTCGCGCGCTGCGTCCTCATCGGCGAGCGCCGTCCAGGAGGCGCAGAACATCAGCAGCCTGCTGACGAAGTTGATCCAGAGCAGCAGCGCCACCGGCACCCCGAACGCCCCGTACATCGACTTGGCCGCCACCCCGCTGAGGTACGAGGAGAGCAGCACCTTCAGCGCCTCGAAGCCGACCGCGCCGATCAGTGCGCCCTGCACCACCGGGCGGCGCCGCTGACCGGCGATCCGGGGGAAGGCGGTCAGCAGATAGGCAAAGAGGATCATGTCGGCGCCGACCGCGATGACAAAGGTGGCCAGGCCCAGCAGCCAGGCCCCCGCACCGCTGCGCTCCAGCCCCAGCGCCTCGGCGATCTGCCCGGTGAGCGCGGTGAAGGCGGCGGAGGCACCCAGCGAGACGGCGGTGACCACGCCGAGGCCGACCAGCACCCCGACGTCCAGCAGCTTGCGCAGGATCACATTGCCCGGCTCCTCCTCCACCTGCCAGATGGTGCGGATGGAGGCCCGCATGGTGTCCACCCACCCCAGGCCGGAGATCAGCAGCACCACACCGCTGACCAGTCCGACCGTGCCCGCGTTGCGCACCAGGACGTTCAGGTCGAGAGCGTTGGCGACCCCGGGCACCTGCCGGGAGATCCAGTGCCGGACGTCCCGGACCCGCTCGTCGGAGAGGGTCGAGGCGGCCACCGAGAGGGCCAGCGTGAGCAGCGGGAAGAGCGCCAGAAAGCCGAAGAAGGTCACCGACCCGGCGAGCCGGTTGCCGCCCACCGCGCTCATATGGTCATAGACGCGGTACGCCCGGGAGCGCATCACCCAGGCGATCAGGGGACCTAGCAGCGGCAGCCGGGTCAGGAAGTCCATGATCGCAACCTACCCGCCCGGCTGCCGGGCACACGCCGCCCGCTCCGGCCCCGGCCCCGGCCTTCGCCCCCGCCGCCCGCCCTTCGCCCCGCCGCCCGCCCTTTGCTGCGCCGCCCGCTCAGCTGGGGCTGAACGCCCGCAGCCGGTCGAGGCCGTCCCGGTCGGCACCCTGCGCCGGTGCGGGCACCGTGCCGCGCTGGGTCAGCGCCGTCACCGGGTCCGGCGCCGGCCTGCGCTCGGCCCAGGGGAGGTGCGGCAGCGGCGCGGTCTCGCCGAGGAAGACCCGCCGCACCACCCGCTCGGCGGCCCGGCCGTCGTCGAACTCGCAGAACCGCTCCCGGAAGGCCGCACGCAGCCCCGCCGCCGACTCGTCCCGCCAGGCGCCGGAGGTCAGCACCGAGATCAGCTCCTGCTCGTCCCGGGCCACCGCCCCCGGGGTCTCGCCGGGACGGCCGGAGAGCACATCCAGGTAGACGCCGCGCGCCTCCCGGTAGACCTCCCAGTCGTCGGCGTAGACGACGATCGGCCGGTCCAGGTTGGCATAGTCGAACATCAGTGAGGAGTAGTCGGTGATCAGCCCGTCCGAGGCCAGACAGAGCCGCTCCACCGAGGGGTGGCCGGAGACGTCGATCACCGCCCCGTCGGGGATCTGCGACGGCGTCTGGTCCTGCCGGTCGTGGAAGTAGTGCATGCGGGTGAGCAGCACATGGCCAGGACCTAGGGCCTGCATCAGCCGGGCGAGGTCCAGCCGGGGCCGGTACGAGGAGCGGTAGTCGCGGTGGGTGGGGGCATAGAGCAGCGCCACCGCGCCCTCCGGGATGCCCAGTTCGGCGCGGGCCTCCAGCACATCCTGGGCGGTGGCCGTGTAGAAGACGTCATTGCGCGGATAGCCGTACTCCAGCGTGGTGTAGCCCGCCGGGTACGCGCCCTCCCAGGCCAGGGTGGAGAAGCGGTTGCT is part of the Peterkaempfera bronchialis genome and encodes:
- a CDS encoding SCO4848 family membrane protein, with the translated sequence MKLSRRTSWFLAAFGVWSWIIWTTFVKNLWKDSGGQAFTGGDHGQPTAFFWIHLALAVTSFVLGTLVGLVGLRGLRGSRRQKLPGLPR
- a CDS encoding glycosyltransferase family 39 protein, producing the protein MIGRRLAGPAVGLTAGLLLAVTPFASKYAQEGRSYALVTAGVVIATALLLRAWERPTPRRWAGYAAAVLLVGLLHLFALLVLAAHGAAVLTARGPAARRVRRGWVASAASAALCAAPLALFSATQSAQVDWLPPVTGKTPLALLTDFAGPTGTVTAVVLVLAALGLALPVRRPGGPVALRALALPWLVVPPALLMTASLATPLYYDRYVLYSLPGLVLLAAAGLDTAARAAGRLAVGLSRSVRVPGPAAATAAVALLGVGLAGGVLTLEAHRQRIERTSRARVDDFRAAADALRLGARPGDGVVFVPAARRPVEDVYPDAFRGTVDVLRSETPAASGTLSGRQVPVRRIQGLLLGYARVWLLDGLGRHTAVQAPEQEVLRVLHTRYREAGRTAVRGFRVQLWVRR
- a CDS encoding D-alanyl-D-alanine carboxypeptidase family protein, yielding MTSADHLAGSQGPHGICTGPAPAPRSRALAACLAAAAASAAVLSSTAPAVARPAAPAAPAAKPSGKPSGKASKHPAPPDRMSTVGGELLGLPGVQVRSGGDAPRLPEEITGQSWMVSDATTGEVLAARNAHWELPPASTLKMLFADTVLPKFPKGAVHRVSPEELADIGDGSSMVGIKEHLDYRVEDLWRGVFLRSGNDAVHVLSHMNGGIAATVREMQAKADDLQADDTHVVSPDGYDQPGQVSSAYDLTLFAREGLRNADFRSYCATKTAKFPGDVDAKTRKRDAFEIQNTDRLLTGAWGMTPYPGLIGVKNGFTSNAGNTFTGAAEKNGHTLIVTVMHPEPVHPNQVYLETGRLLDWGFAALGKVTPVGSLVAPRSGEGTDASPTPSQTGQQARPGTGKDDGQGNGTDDGTEAVQAGSTDGVSSGWVAAGIGAVLVVGGWGLARGRARSRRRSAWAAAAASAGTVGTTGSTALGASRTSRTTGGPGVSGAPGVSGGERGGSTAVGGRRRRRLPIGRRR
- a CDS encoding YihY/virulence factor BrkB family protein; the protein is MDFLTRLPLLGPLIAWVMRSRAYRVYDHMSAVGGNRLAGSVTFFGFLALFPLLTLALSVAASTLSDERVRDVRHWISRQVPGVANALDLNVLVRNAGTVGLVSGVVLLISGLGWVDTMRASIRTIWQVEEEPGNVILRKLLDVGVLVGLGVVTAVSLGASAAFTALTGQIAEALGLERSGAGAWLLGLATFVIAVGADMILFAYLLTAFPRIAGQRRRPVVQGALIGAVGFEALKVLLSSYLSGVAAKSMYGAFGVPVALLLWINFVSRLLMFCASWTALADEDAARDRARKRALSAYRKAGGEEFAPGYAPAPASAVSLTKLPPAPRAPSAAPFPLAASFAAGALVTGLVQAVRGAARRRTG